Proteins co-encoded in one Stomoxys calcitrans chromosome 5, idStoCalc2.1, whole genome shotgun sequence genomic window:
- the LOC106082650 gene encoding neogenin isoform X2 — MDSSGAHTPPSSSSSSAAVMLPHRKWKRANTQRLQHSFGINSRPAFHLTFVLKASLVLSILCISFAADLVNASQALTFTIEPQDVVVAEGHSVLLQCAGLAQLAKNQKTSPNIRWRGPDGHDLGIVGDTFRNQLKNGSLYISSVEENRGITGSYQCLLSLDGIGTIVSRSAIVSIARLPDLNQDFIETYLLPGQTAYFRCMIGQMQQGMKHVIQWIKDDMPLQMDKLRMVILPNGALEIDEVTFSDRGVYQCNVTSGSISRLSSKTSLNMKKMLENVDNPVAPSFLVGPSPQTVKEGDVVTLDCVANGVPKPQIKWLRNGEELDLNDLDSRFSIIGTGSLQISSAEDIDSGNYQCRASNTVDSLDAQATVQVQVPPKFIQSPKDKMAYEKEELELECAIRGKPKPVIKWLKNGDFITPNDYMQIIAGHNLRILGLLQSDAGMFQCVGTNPAGSVQAGARLRVLHPGKLKNNRKTQSQTTKSLYLDYGPQPPPIPLKNRRKNKFNSGEVRTKSGDSVETTRIISKSSFDSLLSQKGNKKFNNFPEQPMNDRHFEDLMQYAEDPADGNLSRELSRNIHDYEKSMETKSQLPLTNGGETDDDDDYDDPTANEEFINAYKNGHDPNKILNSWTNKRRTNPSLGVSNSPEQTSSRSSSIVLDLPEGGGSGGLHNNGKGTVLSSGLISRLPGPPRDLVAQIVKPRFVTLSWIEPIKNPAEVVSYTVYYKMQNSERELKLVTKSHDDQQVNIQSLIPGRTYLFRVVANTNFGPGDSSEPLEVLTQPEENIAGPPTNVEGYARNHKEIYVKWQEPTVTNGEILKYRIYYSEGDNGPEMFHDSTALDAVLTELRPYTDYTITVVPFNKNGMGDPSNEIRVKTFSSMPSEPPNNVTLEVTSSTSITIHWEPPSEEERNGQITGYKIRYRKLKDAPQVKSTPANIRYYELGGLDRNSEYQVKIAAMTVNGSGPFTEWYRVMTLENDLDETQVPGRPVWMGTHAGAGTIALHWGPPQQHEIKIRSYVLGWGRGIPDENTVELKETDRYYELKDLEANTEYVVSLRARNIQGDGPPVYDNIKTTNEDPIETPTPLEVPVGLRAITMSSSSIVLYWIDTKLSSNQHVTDNRHYVVRYGISSPSPRYRYQNASDQNTMVTDLRPNTQYEFSVKVVKGRRESDWSMAVLNTTYQNVPITPPRELSVQPDEQNPLNVILQWMKPKHTVYPITGYNIYYTTDTTKRDRDWNIQTFSGEETSFILPNLKPYTTYYFKVQARTNKIANGPGGGANTAPFSALVAYTTGHVVVKHEPATISGKGINNEMILYMIIFGFALILFIVVAVIVIMCRRKPQSTPEHTKKSYQKNNVGVPKPPDLWIHHDQMELKNIDKTMHGSTPGCSDAASSSGALTLPRSVGHDYEVDTPVPNHITNSLDKRSYVPGYMTTSLNSTMERPQYPRTQYNIPANRSHMNVDTGLSQQSLSQPQNNSLAQTPEHPYGTYDSNFCNPGYTGGPTGPGSVAGGPSGAASNGGVSTIESTKRGHPLKSFSVPGPPPTGGTTPVNKHTPAVTIRPQNQSPYKKPSFSAATPNRLQSGPSVTHSNDEIQRLAPSTSTEELNQEMANLEGLMKDLSAITANEFEC, encoded by the exons CTCTCACATTCACCATAGAGCCCCAAGATGTTGTAGTGGCCGAAGGTCATTCCGTTCTACTGCAGTGTGCAGGCCTGGCGCAGCTGGCGAAAAATCAAAAGACTTCACCCAACATCCGGTGGCGGGGACCCGATGGCCATGACTTGGGCATAGTGGGTGACACCTTTCGCAACCAATTGAAAAATGGCTCACTCTACATCAGCTCGGTGGAGGAAAATCGAGGCATTACCGGCTCCTATCAATGTCTGTTGTCGCTGGATGGTATTGGCACCATAGTCAGCCGGTCTGCTATAGTGTCCATAGCTCGTTTGCCTGATTTGAATCAGGATTTCATAGAGACCTATCTGCTGCCAGGGCAAACTGCCTATTTTCGTTGCATGATTGGCCAAATGCAGCAGGGCATGAAGCATGTGATCCAATGGATTAAAGACGATATGCCCTTGCAAATGGATAAATTGCGCATGGTGATATTGCCCAATGGGGCTTTGGAAATCGATGAGGTAACCTTCTCCGATCGAGGGGTCTACCAGTGTAATGTAACCTCCGGCTCCATATCGCGTCTCAGCAGCAAGACCAGTCTGAATATGAAAAAGATGCTGGAAAATGTAGACAACCCAGTGGCTCCCTCTTTTCTGGTGGGACCCTCCCCTCAAACGGTCAAGGAAGGCGATGTGGTTACGCTGGATTGTGTAGCCAATGGAGTGCCTAAACCCCAAATAAAATGGCTGAGAAATGGCGAAGAGTTGGATTTGAATGATTTGGACTCTAGATTTTCCATCATAGGCACAGGGTCCTTGCAAATCTCCTCGGCAGAGGACATCGATTCTGGAAACTATCAATGTCGTGCCAGCAACACGGTAGACTCCTTGGATGCCCAGGCCACTGTGCAGGTTCAAGTACCGCCCAAATTTATACAAAGCCCTAAGGATAAGATGGCCTATGAGAAGGAGGAATTGGAGCTGGAATGTGCCATACGCGGCAAACCTAAGCCAGTCATTAAGTGGCTAAAGAATGGCGATTTCATAACACCCAACGATTATATGCAAATTATTGCAGGCCATAATTTACGTATACTCGGTCTGCTGCAGTCCGATGCTGGCATGTTCCAATGCGTGGGAACCAATCCGGCTGGCAGTGTACAGGCAGGAGCTCGTCTGCGTGTTCTACATCCAG gcaaattgaaaaacaatCGTAAAACTCAATCACAAACTACAAAATCCCTATATCTAGACTATGGGCCACAGCCGCCCCCTATACCCTTGAAGAATAGGCGAAAAAATAAGTTTAACTCAGGTGAAGTACGCACCAAATCGGGTGATTCGGTAGAAACCACTCGCATTATTTCGAAAAGTTCCTTCGATAGTCTACTCTCACAGAAGGGTAATAAGAAGTTCAATAATTTTCCCGAACAACCCATGAACGATCGTCATTTTGAAGATCTCATGCAATATGCTGAAGATCCAGCTGATGGAAATCTCTCAAGAGAGTTATCAAGAAATATTCATGATTATGAAAAATCAATGGAAACGAAATCGCAACTTCCTCTAACCAATGGGGGAGAAactgacgatgatgatgactatGATGATCCAACGGCTAATGAGGAGTTTATCAATGCCTACAAGAATGGGCATGAtcctaataaaattttaaattcttggACCAATAAAAGAAGAACCAATCCCTCTCTTGGTGTATCGAATTCACCCGAACAAACCTCCTCCCGTTCGTCTTCTATAGTTTTAGATTTACCTGAAGGTGGTGGAAGCGGTGGCCTGCACAACAATGGCAAGGGCACTGTGCTGAGCTCGGGCCTGATAAGTCGGCTGCCAGGCCCTCCGCGAGATCTGGTGGCACAGATTGTGAAGCCTCGTTTTGTAACGCTGAGCTGGATAGAGCCCATCAAGAATCCTGCCGAGGTGGTCTCCTACACCGTATACTACAAAATGCAGAACAGTGAAAG AGAACTAAAACTTGTCACCAAATCCCATGATGATCAACAAGTTAACATCCAATCACTGATACCCGGCCGTACCTATCTATTTCGAGTTGTGGCCAATACAAATTTCGGTCCTGGAGATTCTTCGGAACCCCTCGAAGTCTTAACCCAACCCGAAGAGAATATAGCAGGACCACCCACCAATGTTGAAGGTTATGCCCGCAATCACAAAGAAATCTATGTCAAATGGCAGGAGCCCACCGTGACGAATggagaaattttgaaatatcgCATTTATTACTCAGAGGGTGATAATGGTCCCGAAATGTTCCATGACAGCACTGCCCTGGATGCTGTATTAACCGAATTAAGGCCCTATACCGAttacaccattactgtggtgCCATTTAATAAAAATGGCATGGGAGATCCCTCAAATGAGATACGCGTGAAGACTTTCTCCTCTATGCCTTCGGAGCCACCAAATAATGTTACCCTGGAGGTAACAAGTTCAACG TCCATTACCATTCACTGGGAACCGCCTTCGGAAGAGGAACGCAATGGTCAAATTACTGGCTATAAGATTCGTTATCGCAAATTGAAAGATGCTCCTCAGGTCAAAAGTACCCCGGCCAATATTCGTTACTACGAATTGGGTGGCCTAGATCGCAATTCGGAATATCAAGTGAAAATAGCAGCCATGACTGTAAATGGTTCGGGACCCTTTACCGAATGGTATCGCGTTATGACTTTGGAAAATGATTTGGATGAGACACAGGTGCCCGGACGGCCTGTATGGATGGGTACCCATGCAGGAGCGGGAACTATAGCCTTGCACTGGGGACCTCCTCAACAGCATGAGATTAAAATACGCAGCTATGTCTTGGGTTGGGGTCGAGGCATTCCCGATGAAAATACTGTGGAACTAAAGGAAACCGATCGCTACTATGAGCTGAAAGATCTCGAAGCCAATACCGAGTATGTGGTATCGCTGAGGGCGCGCAACATACAAGGCGATGGCCCTCCCGTTTACGACAATATcaagaccacaaatgaagatccCATAGAAACCCCCACACCCCTAGAGGTGCCTGTGGGCTTGAGAGCCATAACCATGTCCAGTTCATCGATAGTGCTCTATTGGATAGATACCAAATTAAGTTCCAATCAGCATGTAACCGATAATCGCCACTATGTGGTGCGTTATGGCATTTCTTCGCCCTCGCCACGTTATCGCTATCAAAATGCCTCGGATCAGAACACCATGGTCACCGATCTCAGGCCCAATACTCAATATGAGTTTTCGGTAAAAGTTGTCAAAGGACGTCGAGAATCGGACTGGTCTATGGCTGTTTTAAATACCACCTATCAGAATGTGCCCATAACACCTCCACGAGAATTGTCTGTGCAACCCGATGAACAGAATCCCCTGAATGTCATACTACAATGGATGAAGCCCAAGCATACAGTCTACCCCATAACAGGATACAATATTTACTACACCACCGATACTACAAAACGAGATCGCGATTGGAATATACAGACCTTTAGTGGGGAGGAAACCTCATTTATTTTACCCAATCTTAAGCCCTACACCACATACTACTTCAAAGTTCAGGCCAGAACAAACAAGATAGCCAATGGTCCAGGAGGCGGTGCAAACACGGCCCCCTTCTCTGCTTTGGTGGCCTATACCACGGGTCATGTGGTGGTCAAACACGAACCGGCCACCATTAGCGGCAAAGGTATAAACAACGAAATGATTTTGTATATGATTATCTTTGGCTTTGCCCTCATACTGTTCATTGTGGTGGCGGTCATAGTGATAATGTGTCGCCGTAAACCCCAATCGACTCCGGAGCATACGAAAAAGAG CTATCAGAAGAATAATGTGGGTGTACCCAAACCACCAGATCTATGGATACATCATGATCAAATGGAATTGAAGAATATCGACAAGACCATGCATGGCTCAACACCAG GTTGCAGCGATGCTGCCTCCAGCAGTGGTGCCTTAACCCTGCCCCGTTCAGTGGGTCATGACTACGAAGTGGATACACCGGTGCCCAACCACATAACCAACTCTTTGGATAAACGTTCATATGTGCCAGGTTATATGA CCACTTCTTTGAATTCCACCATGGAAAGGCCCCAATATCCCCGTACCCAATATAACATTCCTGCCAATAGATCTCACATGAATGTTGACACAGGTCTGTCACAGCAAAGTCTATCACAGCCTCAGAATAATTCGCTGGCACAAACGCCAGAACATCCGTATGGCACATATGACTCTAATTTCTG CAATCCTGGTTATACTGGTGGACCTACAGGCCCTGGCTCTGTGGCCGGTGGTCCTTCTGGCGCAGCTAGCAATGGTGGCGTCTCCACCATTGAAAGTACCAAACGAGGTCACCCATTGAAAAGTTTCAGTGTACCCGGACCACCGCCTACGGGTGGTACCACACCGGTTAATAAACACA CTCCTGCCGTAACAATACGTCCACAAAATCAATCACCATATAAGAAGCCATCATTCTCAGCCGCCACACCTAATCGTCTGCAGAGTGGTCCCTCGGTGACCCATTCCAATGATGAAATTCAACGATTGGCCCCGAGCACCTCAACCGAGGAACTAAATCAGGAAATGGCCAATTTGGAGGGTCTAATGAAAGATTTGAGTGCAATTACGGCCAATGAATTTGAATGTTAA
- the LOC106082650 gene encoding neogenin isoform X1 yields MDSSGAHTPPSSSSSSAAVMLPHRKWKRANTQRLQHSFGINSRPAFHLTFVLKASLVLSILCISFAADLVNASQALTFTIEPQDVVVAEGHSVLLQCAGLAQLAKNQKTSPNIRWRGPDGHDLGIVGDTFRNQLKNGSLYISSVEENRGITGSYQCLLSLDGIGTIVSRSAIVSIARLPDLNQDFIETYLLPGQTAYFRCMIGQMQQGMKHVIQWIKDDMPLQMDKLRMVILPNGALEIDEVTFSDRGVYQCNVTSGSISRLSSKTSLNMKKMLENVDNPVAPSFLVGPSPQTVKEGDVVTLDCVANGVPKPQIKWLRNGEELDLNDLDSRFSIIGTGSLQISSAEDIDSGNYQCRASNTVDSLDAQATVQVQVPPKFIQSPKDKMAYEKEELELECAIRGKPKPVIKWLKNGDFITPNDYMQIIAGHNLRILGLLQSDAGMFQCVGTNPAGSVQAGARLRVLHPGKLKNNRKTQSQTTKSLYLDYGPQPPPIPLKNRRKNKFNSGEVRTKSGDSVETTRIISKSSFDSLLSQKGNKKFNNFPEQPMNDRHFEDLMQYAEDPADGNLSRELSRNIHDYEKSMETKSQLPLTNGGETDDDDDYDDPTANEEFINAYKNGHDPNKILNSWTNKRRTNPSLGVSNSPEQTSSRSSSIVLDLPEGGGSGGLHNNGKGTVLSSGLISRLPGPPRDLVAQIVKPRFVTLSWIEPIKNPAEVVSYTVYYKMQNSERELKLVTKSHDDQQVNIQSLIPGRTYLFRVVANTNFGPGDSSEPLEVLTQPEENIAGPPTNVEGYARNHKEIYVKWQEPTVTNGEILKYRIYYSEGDNGPEMFHDSTALDAVLTELRPYTDYTITVVPFNKNGMGDPSNEIRVKTFSSMPSEPPNNVTLEVTSSTSITIHWEPPSEEERNGQITGYKIRYRKLKDAPQVKSTPANIRYYELGGLDRNSEYQVKIAAMTVNGSGPFTEWYRVMTLENDLDETQVPGRPVWMGTHAGAGTIALHWGPPQQHEIKIRSYVLGWGRGIPDENTVELKETDRYYELKDLEANTEYVVSLRARNIQGDGPPVYDNIKTTNEDPIETPTPLEVPVGLRAITMSSSSIVLYWIDTKLSSNQHVTDNRHYVVRYGISSPSPRYRYQNASDQNTMVTDLRPNTQYEFSVKVVKGRRESDWSMAVLNTTYQNVPITPPRELSVQPDEQNPLNVILQWMKPKHTVYPITGYNIYYTTDTTKRDRDWNIQTFSGEETSFILPNLKPYTTYYFKVQARTNKIANGPGGGANTAPFSALVAYTTGHVVVKHEPATISGKGINNEMILYMIIFGFALILFIVVAVIVIMCRRKPQSTPEHTKKSLPSSNSYQKNNVGVPKPPDLWIHHDQMELKNIDKTMHGSTPGCSDAASSSGALTLPRSVGHDYEVDTPVPNHITNSLDKRSYVPGYMTTSLNSTMERPQYPRTQYNIPANRSHMNVDTGLSQQSLSQPQNNSLAQTPEHPYGTYDSNFCNPGYTGGPTGPGSVAGGPSGAASNGGVSTIESTKRGHPLKSFSVPGPPPTGGTTPVNKHTPAVTIRPQNQSPYKKPSFSAATPNRLQSGPSVTHSNDEIQRLAPSTSTEELNQEMANLEGLMKDLSAITANEFEC; encoded by the exons CTCTCACATTCACCATAGAGCCCCAAGATGTTGTAGTGGCCGAAGGTCATTCCGTTCTACTGCAGTGTGCAGGCCTGGCGCAGCTGGCGAAAAATCAAAAGACTTCACCCAACATCCGGTGGCGGGGACCCGATGGCCATGACTTGGGCATAGTGGGTGACACCTTTCGCAACCAATTGAAAAATGGCTCACTCTACATCAGCTCGGTGGAGGAAAATCGAGGCATTACCGGCTCCTATCAATGTCTGTTGTCGCTGGATGGTATTGGCACCATAGTCAGCCGGTCTGCTATAGTGTCCATAGCTCGTTTGCCTGATTTGAATCAGGATTTCATAGAGACCTATCTGCTGCCAGGGCAAACTGCCTATTTTCGTTGCATGATTGGCCAAATGCAGCAGGGCATGAAGCATGTGATCCAATGGATTAAAGACGATATGCCCTTGCAAATGGATAAATTGCGCATGGTGATATTGCCCAATGGGGCTTTGGAAATCGATGAGGTAACCTTCTCCGATCGAGGGGTCTACCAGTGTAATGTAACCTCCGGCTCCATATCGCGTCTCAGCAGCAAGACCAGTCTGAATATGAAAAAGATGCTGGAAAATGTAGACAACCCAGTGGCTCCCTCTTTTCTGGTGGGACCCTCCCCTCAAACGGTCAAGGAAGGCGATGTGGTTACGCTGGATTGTGTAGCCAATGGAGTGCCTAAACCCCAAATAAAATGGCTGAGAAATGGCGAAGAGTTGGATTTGAATGATTTGGACTCTAGATTTTCCATCATAGGCACAGGGTCCTTGCAAATCTCCTCGGCAGAGGACATCGATTCTGGAAACTATCAATGTCGTGCCAGCAACACGGTAGACTCCTTGGATGCCCAGGCCACTGTGCAGGTTCAAGTACCGCCCAAATTTATACAAAGCCCTAAGGATAAGATGGCCTATGAGAAGGAGGAATTGGAGCTGGAATGTGCCATACGCGGCAAACCTAAGCCAGTCATTAAGTGGCTAAAGAATGGCGATTTCATAACACCCAACGATTATATGCAAATTATTGCAGGCCATAATTTACGTATACTCGGTCTGCTGCAGTCCGATGCTGGCATGTTCCAATGCGTGGGAACCAATCCGGCTGGCAGTGTACAGGCAGGAGCTCGTCTGCGTGTTCTACATCCAG gcaaattgaaaaacaatCGTAAAACTCAATCACAAACTACAAAATCCCTATATCTAGACTATGGGCCACAGCCGCCCCCTATACCCTTGAAGAATAGGCGAAAAAATAAGTTTAACTCAGGTGAAGTACGCACCAAATCGGGTGATTCGGTAGAAACCACTCGCATTATTTCGAAAAGTTCCTTCGATAGTCTACTCTCACAGAAGGGTAATAAGAAGTTCAATAATTTTCCCGAACAACCCATGAACGATCGTCATTTTGAAGATCTCATGCAATATGCTGAAGATCCAGCTGATGGAAATCTCTCAAGAGAGTTATCAAGAAATATTCATGATTATGAAAAATCAATGGAAACGAAATCGCAACTTCCTCTAACCAATGGGGGAGAAactgacgatgatgatgactatGATGATCCAACGGCTAATGAGGAGTTTATCAATGCCTACAAGAATGGGCATGAtcctaataaaattttaaattcttggACCAATAAAAGAAGAACCAATCCCTCTCTTGGTGTATCGAATTCACCCGAACAAACCTCCTCCCGTTCGTCTTCTATAGTTTTAGATTTACCTGAAGGTGGTGGAAGCGGTGGCCTGCACAACAATGGCAAGGGCACTGTGCTGAGCTCGGGCCTGATAAGTCGGCTGCCAGGCCCTCCGCGAGATCTGGTGGCACAGATTGTGAAGCCTCGTTTTGTAACGCTGAGCTGGATAGAGCCCATCAAGAATCCTGCCGAGGTGGTCTCCTACACCGTATACTACAAAATGCAGAACAGTGAAAG AGAACTAAAACTTGTCACCAAATCCCATGATGATCAACAAGTTAACATCCAATCACTGATACCCGGCCGTACCTATCTATTTCGAGTTGTGGCCAATACAAATTTCGGTCCTGGAGATTCTTCGGAACCCCTCGAAGTCTTAACCCAACCCGAAGAGAATATAGCAGGACCACCCACCAATGTTGAAGGTTATGCCCGCAATCACAAAGAAATCTATGTCAAATGGCAGGAGCCCACCGTGACGAATggagaaattttgaaatatcgCATTTATTACTCAGAGGGTGATAATGGTCCCGAAATGTTCCATGACAGCACTGCCCTGGATGCTGTATTAACCGAATTAAGGCCCTATACCGAttacaccattactgtggtgCCATTTAATAAAAATGGCATGGGAGATCCCTCAAATGAGATACGCGTGAAGACTTTCTCCTCTATGCCTTCGGAGCCACCAAATAATGTTACCCTGGAGGTAACAAGTTCAACG TCCATTACCATTCACTGGGAACCGCCTTCGGAAGAGGAACGCAATGGTCAAATTACTGGCTATAAGATTCGTTATCGCAAATTGAAAGATGCTCCTCAGGTCAAAAGTACCCCGGCCAATATTCGTTACTACGAATTGGGTGGCCTAGATCGCAATTCGGAATATCAAGTGAAAATAGCAGCCATGACTGTAAATGGTTCGGGACCCTTTACCGAATGGTATCGCGTTATGACTTTGGAAAATGATTTGGATGAGACACAGGTGCCCGGACGGCCTGTATGGATGGGTACCCATGCAGGAGCGGGAACTATAGCCTTGCACTGGGGACCTCCTCAACAGCATGAGATTAAAATACGCAGCTATGTCTTGGGTTGGGGTCGAGGCATTCCCGATGAAAATACTGTGGAACTAAAGGAAACCGATCGCTACTATGAGCTGAAAGATCTCGAAGCCAATACCGAGTATGTGGTATCGCTGAGGGCGCGCAACATACAAGGCGATGGCCCTCCCGTTTACGACAATATcaagaccacaaatgaagatccCATAGAAACCCCCACACCCCTAGAGGTGCCTGTGGGCTTGAGAGCCATAACCATGTCCAGTTCATCGATAGTGCTCTATTGGATAGATACCAAATTAAGTTCCAATCAGCATGTAACCGATAATCGCCACTATGTGGTGCGTTATGGCATTTCTTCGCCCTCGCCACGTTATCGCTATCAAAATGCCTCGGATCAGAACACCATGGTCACCGATCTCAGGCCCAATACTCAATATGAGTTTTCGGTAAAAGTTGTCAAAGGACGTCGAGAATCGGACTGGTCTATGGCTGTTTTAAATACCACCTATCAGAATGTGCCCATAACACCTCCACGAGAATTGTCTGTGCAACCCGATGAACAGAATCCCCTGAATGTCATACTACAATGGATGAAGCCCAAGCATACAGTCTACCCCATAACAGGATACAATATTTACTACACCACCGATACTACAAAACGAGATCGCGATTGGAATATACAGACCTTTAGTGGGGAGGAAACCTCATTTATTTTACCCAATCTTAAGCCCTACACCACATACTACTTCAAAGTTCAGGCCAGAACAAACAAGATAGCCAATGGTCCAGGAGGCGGTGCAAACACGGCCCCCTTCTCTGCTTTGGTGGCCTATACCACGGGTCATGTGGTGGTCAAACACGAACCGGCCACCATTAGCGGCAAAGGTATAAACAACGAAATGATTTTGTATATGATTATCTTTGGCTTTGCCCTCATACTGTTCATTGTGGTGGCGGTCATAGTGATAATGTGTCGCCGTAAACCCCAATCGACTCCGGAGCATACGAAAAAGAG TCTCCCATCTTCGAACAGCTATCAGAAGAATAATGTGGGTGTACCCAAACCACCAGATCTATGGATACATCATGATCAAATGGAATTGAAGAATATCGACAAGACCATGCATGGCTCAACACCAG GTTGCAGCGATGCTGCCTCCAGCAGTGGTGCCTTAACCCTGCCCCGTTCAGTGGGTCATGACTACGAAGTGGATACACCGGTGCCCAACCACATAACCAACTCTTTGGATAAACGTTCATATGTGCCAGGTTATATGA CCACTTCTTTGAATTCCACCATGGAAAGGCCCCAATATCCCCGTACCCAATATAACATTCCTGCCAATAGATCTCACATGAATGTTGACACAGGTCTGTCACAGCAAAGTCTATCACAGCCTCAGAATAATTCGCTGGCACAAACGCCAGAACATCCGTATGGCACATATGACTCTAATTTCTG CAATCCTGGTTATACTGGTGGACCTACAGGCCCTGGCTCTGTGGCCGGTGGTCCTTCTGGCGCAGCTAGCAATGGTGGCGTCTCCACCATTGAAAGTACCAAACGAGGTCACCCATTGAAAAGTTTCAGTGTACCCGGACCACCGCCTACGGGTGGTACCACACCGGTTAATAAACACA CTCCTGCCGTAACAATACGTCCACAAAATCAATCACCATATAAGAAGCCATCATTCTCAGCCGCCACACCTAATCGTCTGCAGAGTGGTCCCTCGGTGACCCATTCCAATGATGAAATTCAACGATTGGCCCCGAGCACCTCAACCGAGGAACTAAATCAGGAAATGGCCAATTTGGAGGGTCTAATGAAAGATTTGAGTGCAATTACGGCCAATGAATTTGAATGTTAA